One stretch of Astatotilapia calliptera chromosome 3, fAstCal1.2, whole genome shotgun sequence DNA includes these proteins:
- the LOC113019046 gene encoding Fc receptor-like protein 5 isoform X1, producing the protein MEISSMCLIISAMLSIHPDRSQFFWYETITLSCEGTDNSGNWTLKRNTSSKTAESCISGWGVSNQTSCTILDTYASDTGTYWCESDRGECSETINITVKYGVILESPALPVTEDETVILLCYYKYDEESKATSNFSANFYKDGHLISTQPAGNLTFSAVSLSDEGFYKCEHPTKGQSAQSWMAVKGKVRAQPSVSVPGLIGAILVKLFYTVIITLGANVLIR; encoded by the exons ATGGAGATCTCTTCAATGTGTCTGATTATCT CTGCTATGCTGAGCATCCATCCTGACCGATCACAGTTCTTTTGGTACGAGACGATCACGCTGAGCTGTGAAGGGACAGACAACTCTGGAAATTGGACTCTGAAGAGAAACACCTCCTCTAAAACTGCTGAGTCATGTATCTCGGGTTGGGGAGTGTCAAATCAGACGTCATGCACTATTTTGGACACCTATGCATCAGACACTGGAACATACTGGTGTGAGTCTGATCGAGGGGAATGCAGTGAGACTATCAACATCACAGTCAAAT ATGGAGTGATCCTGGAAAGCCCTGCGCTTCCTGTGACAGAAGATGAAACAGTGATACTTCTCTGCTATTACAAGTACGATGAAGAGAGCAAGGCGACTTCTAATTTCTCTGCTAACTTCTACAAAGACGGACATTTAATCAGTACTCAGCCTGCAGGGAACCTCACTTTCTCAGCTGTGTCCTTATCTGATGAAGGTTTCTACAAGTGTGAACACCCAACAAAAGGACAGTCAGCACAGAGTTGGATGGCTGTCAAAGGCAAAG TCAGAGCTCAGCCATCAGTATCTGTGCCTGGACTGATTGGTGCTATTCTGGTGAAACTCTTCTACACTGTGATTATTACACTGGGTGCAAATGTACTCATACGCTGA
- the LOC113019046 gene encoding Fc receptor-like protein 5 isoform X2: protein MLSIHPDRSQFFWYETITLSCEGTDNSGNWTLKRNTSSKTAESCISGWGVSNQTSCTILDTYASDTGTYWCESDRGECSETINITVKYGVILESPALPVTEDETVILLCYYKYDEESKATSNFSANFYKDGHLISTQPAGNLTFSAVSLSDEGFYKCEHPTKGQSAQSWMAVKGKVRAQPSVSVPGLIGAILVKLFYTVIITLGANVLIR from the exons ATGCTGAGCATCCATCCTGACCGATCACAGTTCTTTTGGTACGAGACGATCACGCTGAGCTGTGAAGGGACAGACAACTCTGGAAATTGGACTCTGAAGAGAAACACCTCCTCTAAAACTGCTGAGTCATGTATCTCGGGTTGGGGAGTGTCAAATCAGACGTCATGCACTATTTTGGACACCTATGCATCAGACACTGGAACATACTGGTGTGAGTCTGATCGAGGGGAATGCAGTGAGACTATCAACATCACAGTCAAAT ATGGAGTGATCCTGGAAAGCCCTGCGCTTCCTGTGACAGAAGATGAAACAGTGATACTTCTCTGCTATTACAAGTACGATGAAGAGAGCAAGGCGACTTCTAATTTCTCTGCTAACTTCTACAAAGACGGACATTTAATCAGTACTCAGCCTGCAGGGAACCTCACTTTCTCAGCTGTGTCCTTATCTGATGAAGGTTTCTACAAGTGTGAACACCCAACAAAAGGACAGTCAGCACAGAGTTGGATGGCTGTCAAAGGCAAAG TCAGAGCTCAGCCATCAGTATCTGTGCCTGGACTGATTGGTGCTATTCTGGTGAAACTCTTCTACACTGTGATTATTACACTGGGTGCAAATGTACTCATACGCTGA